The following coding sequences lie in one Oncorhynchus nerka isolate Pitt River linkage group LG14, Oner_Uvic_2.0, whole genome shotgun sequence genomic window:
- the LOC115141584 gene encoding transmembrane protein 199-like isoform X1, with protein sequence MASSFVIGNTFRERVRDLLEKDEASVPTELQKELEDILQREQPSTLSFRTARKLHKCLLDNCMSEHSSRSIVAQVLHFTNEVLAYVYFTFLSGQPFYLNELLEDSSLHLPEVETPPRNPVLVARLERIRAKLANEEYNRITRNVNTQQMNRRETLADFGKEVRSAKAAVVTVLNFLVTVVATFACSYLGSQYLFTETTARVISAVIAASVVGLAELYVLVRTMEGELGEP encoded by the exons ATGGCGTCGTCATTTGTGATTGGAAACACATTTCGAGAGAGGGTAAGAGACTTGCTGGAGAAGGATGAGGCTTCAGTTCCAACAGAACTACAGAAAGAATTGGAAGATATTCTTCAACGGGAACAGCCATCAACTCTGTCTTTCAGAACTGCAAGGAAACTTCATAAATGTCTGCTCGACAATTGTATGTCCGAACATAGTTCTAGAAGCATAGTGGCACAGGTCTTACATTTCACGAATGAAGTACTAGCCTATGTGTACTTTACCTTCCTCTCAGGTCAACCCTTCTACCTTAATGAGTTGTTGGAGGACAGCTCATTGCACCTGCCTGAGGTTGAAACGCCCCCCAGA AACCCTGTGCTCGTGGCTCGTCTGGAGCGAATCAGAGCCAAGTTGGCCAATGAAGAATACAACAGGATCACACGGAATGTAAACACTCAG CAAATGAATCGTCGTGAGACATTGGCAGACTTTGGGAAAGAAG TGCGCTCAGCCAAAGCTGCTGTTGTGACGGTCTTAAACTTCCTAGTGACAGTGGTGGCGACGTTCGCCTGCTCCTATCTCGGAAGTCAATACCTCTTCACAGAGACAACGGCG AGGGTGATATCTGCAGTGATTGCTGCGTCCGTCGTCGGCCTGGCAGAGCTGTATGTTCTGGTACGGACCATGGAGGGAGAGCTAGGAGAACCATAG
- the LOC115141584 gene encoding transmembrane protein 199-like isoform X2, with amino-acid sequence MASSFVIGNTFRERVRDLLEKDEASVPTELQKELEDILQREQPSTLSFRTARKLHKCLLDNCQPFYLNELLEDSSLHLPEVETPPRNPVLVARLERIRAKLANEEYNRITRNVNTQQMNRRETLADFGKEVRSAKAAVVTVLNFLVTVVATFACSYLGSQYLFTETTARVISAVIAASVVGLAELYVLVRTMEGELGEP; translated from the exons ATGGCGTCGTCATTTGTGATTGGAAACACATTTCGAGAGAGGGTAAGAGACTTGCTGGAGAAGGATGAGGCTTCAGTTCCAACAGAACTACAGAAAGAATTGGAAGATATTCTTCAACGGGAACAGCCATCAACTCTGTCTTTCAGAACTGCAAGGAAACTTCATAAATGTCTGCTCGACAATT GTCAACCCTTCTACCTTAATGAGTTGTTGGAGGACAGCTCATTGCACCTGCCTGAGGTTGAAACGCCCCCCAGA AACCCTGTGCTCGTGGCTCGTCTGGAGCGAATCAGAGCCAAGTTGGCCAATGAAGAATACAACAGGATCACACGGAATGTAAACACTCAG CAAATGAATCGTCGTGAGACATTGGCAGACTTTGGGAAAGAAG TGCGCTCAGCCAAAGCTGCTGTTGTGACGGTCTTAAACTTCCTAGTGACAGTGGTGGCGACGTTCGCCTGCTCCTATCTCGGAAGTCAATACCTCTTCACAGAGACAACGGCG AGGGTGATATCTGCAGTGATTGCTGCGTCCGTCGTCGGCCTGGCAGAGCTGTATGTTCTGGTACGGACCATGGAGGGAGAGCTAGGAGAACCATAG
- the LOC115141586 gene encoding polymerase delta-interacting protein 2-like isoform X2, with product MAACAIRRGFLTTVSKYNRKHTHRILSIIEGSSGLEAKRPRLPCLACGLPNIQQTRFMSSRPEGKVLETVGVFEALKQHGKYETGQLFLHSVFGYRGIVLFPWHARIYDRDVIPPMSDSKPEPPGSHGSKEVKGKTHTYYQVLIDTRDCPHISQRSQTEAVTFLANHDDSRALYAIPGLDYVSHEDILPYNSTEQVPIQHELFERFLMFNPDKTTQAPPFSARDTLKAWQEKNHPWLELSDVHRETTENIRVTVIPFYMGMRDAQNSHVYWWRYCIRLENMGSEVVQLRERHWRIFSLSGTLETVRGRGVVGREPVLSKEQPAFQYSSHVSLQAPSGHMWGTFRIERTDGSHFDVRIPPFSLESNKDDKAPPAGYTF from the exons ATGGCTGCTTGTGCAATACGACGAGGCTTTCTGACTACCGTCAGTAAATacaacaggaaacacacacatagaATATTGAGTATTATTGAAGGGAGTAGTGGACTTGAGGCGAAGAGACCCCGGTTGCCGTGTTTAGCATGTGGACTGCCCAACATTCAGCAGACGAGGTTTATGTCGTCACG GCCAGAGGGGAAGGTTCTGGAGACGGTGGGAGTGTTTGAGGCGCTGAAGCAGCATGGCAAATATGAAACAGGCCAG CTCTTCCTTCATAGTGTGTTTGGCTACAGAGGGATCGTGTTGTTCCCCTGGCACGCCCGTATCTATGACCGAGACGTCATTCCTCCCATGTCTGACAG CAAGCCAGAGCCTCCTGGTTCACACGGGTCAAAAGAGGTGAAGGGGAAAACTCATACCTACTACCAGGTCCTCATCGACACGCGGGATTGCCCTCATATA TCTCAGAGGTCTCAGACAGAAGCAGTGACGTTCCTGGCGAACCATGACGACAGCAGAGCCCTCTATGCCATCCCAG gtctgGACTATGTGAGTCATGAAGACATCCTGCCCTACAACTCCACAGAGCAGGTCCCCATCCAGCACGAGCTGTTTGAGCGCTTCCTCATGTTCAACCCTGACAAAA CCACCCAAGCTCCCCCGTTCAGTGCGAGGGACACTCTGAAGGCATGGCAGGAGAAGAACCATCCCTGGCTGGAGCTGTCAGACGTGCACAGAGAGACGACTGAGAACATCAGGGTCACCGTCATCCCCTTCTACATGGGCATGAGG GATGCTCAAAATTCTCATGTGTACTGG TGGCGGTACTGCATCCGCCTGGAGAACATGGGCAGTGAGGTGGTGCAACTGAGGGAGAGACACTGGAGGATCTTCAGCCTGTCAGGCACCCTGGAGACGGTCCGAGGCCGGGGGGTCGTAGGTCGG GAGCCAGTCTTGTCCAAAGAGCAGCCAGCCTTCCAGTACAGCAGCCATGTTTCCCTTCAAGCACCCAGTGGACACATGTG GGGGACGTTCCGCATCGAGAGGACGGACGGCTCCCACTTTGATGTTCGCATCCCCCCGTTCTCCCTGGAGAGCAACAAGGACGACAAGGCTCCCCCTGCTGGCTACACCTTCTGA
- the LOC115141586 gene encoding polymerase delta-interacting protein 2-like isoform X1, with translation MAACAIRRGFLTTVSKYNRKHTHRILSIIEGSSGLEAKRPRLPCLACGLPNIQQTRFMSSRNRPEGKVLETVGVFEALKQHGKYETGQLFLHSVFGYRGIVLFPWHARIYDRDVIPPMSDSKPEPPGSHGSKEVKGKTHTYYQVLIDTRDCPHISQRSQTEAVTFLANHDDSRALYAIPGLDYVSHEDILPYNSTEQVPIQHELFERFLMFNPDKTTQAPPFSARDTLKAWQEKNHPWLELSDVHRETTENIRVTVIPFYMGMRDAQNSHVYWWRYCIRLENMGSEVVQLRERHWRIFSLSGTLETVRGRGVVGREPVLSKEQPAFQYSSHVSLQAPSGHMWGTFRIERTDGSHFDVRIPPFSLESNKDDKAPPAGYTF, from the exons ATGGCTGCTTGTGCAATACGACGAGGCTTTCTGACTACCGTCAGTAAATacaacaggaaacacacacatagaATATTGAGTATTATTGAAGGGAGTAGTGGACTTGAGGCGAAGAGACCCCGGTTGCCGTGTTTAGCATGTGGACTGCCCAACATTCAGCAGACGAGGTTTATGTCGTCACG GAACAGGCCAGAGGGGAAGGTTCTGGAGACGGTGGGAGTGTTTGAGGCGCTGAAGCAGCATGGCAAATATGAAACAGGCCAG CTCTTCCTTCATAGTGTGTTTGGCTACAGAGGGATCGTGTTGTTCCCCTGGCACGCCCGTATCTATGACCGAGACGTCATTCCTCCCATGTCTGACAG CAAGCCAGAGCCTCCTGGTTCACACGGGTCAAAAGAGGTGAAGGGGAAAACTCATACCTACTACCAGGTCCTCATCGACACGCGGGATTGCCCTCATATA TCTCAGAGGTCTCAGACAGAAGCAGTGACGTTCCTGGCGAACCATGACGACAGCAGAGCCCTCTATGCCATCCCAG gtctgGACTATGTGAGTCATGAAGACATCCTGCCCTACAACTCCACAGAGCAGGTCCCCATCCAGCACGAGCTGTTTGAGCGCTTCCTCATGTTCAACCCTGACAAAA CCACCCAAGCTCCCCCGTTCAGTGCGAGGGACACTCTGAAGGCATGGCAGGAGAAGAACCATCCCTGGCTGGAGCTGTCAGACGTGCACAGAGAGACGACTGAGAACATCAGGGTCACCGTCATCCCCTTCTACATGGGCATGAGG GATGCTCAAAATTCTCATGTGTACTGG TGGCGGTACTGCATCCGCCTGGAGAACATGGGCAGTGAGGTGGTGCAACTGAGGGAGAGACACTGGAGGATCTTCAGCCTGTCAGGCACCCTGGAGACGGTCCGAGGCCGGGGGGTCGTAGGTCGG GAGCCAGTCTTGTCCAAAGAGCAGCCAGCCTTCCAGTACAGCAGCCATGTTTCCCTTCAAGCACCCAGTGGACACATGTG GGGGACGTTCCGCATCGAGAGGACGGACGGCTCCCACTTTGATGTTCGCATCCCCCCGTTCTCCCTGGAGAGCAACAAGGACGACAAGGCTCCCCCTGCTGGCTACACCTTCTGA